From the genome of Mixophyes fleayi isolate aMixFle1 chromosome 2, aMixFle1.hap1, whole genome shotgun sequence, one region includes:
- the LOC142139650 gene encoding uncharacterized protein LOC142139650, which produces MLRGPPTIATALYLLLLTDLVPTSPVRDASHSAGDTVTLRCLEGINTTIHRENTTQITWRKRNNSHNLVFGLWKNITLSNFTDTRISFLSPEQPLTLRIADTQPSDSGKYTCDITTTDVFFTNSWTLHVSENGMSVSSVPRSTVIAISSSLAGAAFVLIVVWIIYYNTRSKSNKIPTHIHQTRPETNQPEEPVYDTPQENYVLRFNALYDTTPATQVK; this is translated from the exons ATCTGGTCCCGACGTCACCTGTCCGTGATGCGTCACATTCTGCCGGGGACACGGTGACTCTGCGCTGCCTGGAGGGAATCAACACAACAATACATAGAGAAAACACAACACAAATTACATGGAGAAAACGAAATAATTCACACAATCTGGTATTTGGTTTATGGAAGAATATAACATTATCAAACTTCACAGACACCAGAATCTCCTTCCTGAGCCCAGAGCAGCCACTCACACTCCGGATAGCAGACACTCAGCCGAGTGACTCTGGGAAATACACTTGTGACATAACAACAACAGATGTATTCTTTACCAACTCGTGGACGCTTCATGTATCAG AGAATGGGATGAGTGTTAGTTCGGTACCTCGTTCTACAGTGATTGCTATTTCCAGTTCGTTGGCTGGTGCAGCTTTTGTACTAATTGTAGTTTGGATTATTTATTACAACACACGGTCCAAGTCCAA CAAAATCCCGACTCACATTCATCAAACCAGACCGGAAACTAATCAGCCGGAAGAG CCGGTGTACGACACCCCCCAGGAGAATTATGTTCTTCGTTTTAACGCCCTGTATGATACTACGCCGGCCACCCAGGTGAAGTGA